AAGTGATGTCAATGAACAAATCATACCAGATTCTATCAAAGACGCATGGGTTGGCATGGCTGCACAAAGCCACGAAAACAGTGAAATACTACGTAGAGACGAAGCGATCCGCTCTGCATCTCTACTAGCAATGAGTTTGATTTATGCAGCTGAAGCCAAGGGGTACGATACGGGTAGTGTCGGAGGCTTCGATCCTGAAATGGTTAAGCGCTCATTCAATCTAAGTGATTCACTAATCCCAACCATTTTAATTACTGTAGGAAAAGCGGCAGAGGGTAACTGGCAGAAGAAGACCAGAAGACCCACTGAAGAAGTTCTTACAATTGCATAAACTTTGGGGGATGACTTTTCATCCCCGTTTTGGAAAAGGATATTTACATGAACACTAGGCAAAAGCAACAAACGGAGTTCGAAGCAAGTGGGGCCAACATCGAAGTAGGAACTCCTGAAAACTGTCCTCTAGCTCCTTCAGTCTTAACAAGCATTACCGAAACTTCAGCTTATGTCACAAAATCAATAGATTCAGGCCTGACCGCTGAAGTTTATCAACTCACCGTTAATGGTAAAAAATATACTTTAAAGAAAAAGAGAGCTTCGGCACTCGTTTCTAACTTGGATGGCAAATTCTCATTTTTGAATGAAGTTCAACGTAGAGCTGATTTTTACAAATTAAAATCCACCCACAATGATGGTGAAGTCTTACCCAACATTGTAGATACGACTTACGCTAACTATCGATTGGGTATAATACTATCCCCGTGGATCGAAGGTGAGCCGCTAGAAAATTTAAACAAAGATATTTTTAAGCAAATACTAGAAACCACATCGCTATGTGAGCAATACGGGCTAATGGAATGGGACCTTTGCGAAGGTAACATTTTGATTAATAAAGACGGTAAAGTTTTTCTATTCGACTTTGGTTATATGTATCCTTTTAACCCTCTAGTCGATATAAATAGTAATGGTACGTCTGACCCCATTTTTCATAGCGTTGAACGATTCGAAACCCGATTTTTCTTTGGATGGCTCTTAGGTAGAGATAATCTAAGTGAAGATGAAAAAATAGCTTTGTTTGCCGACCTAAAATCTGTAGCGATAGATGTCTTTAACAAAAAAATCTCATGGTTGAATGCAAATAATGCCTCACCTGAGGTTATTCAACACTTTCAAAATATTGTCAATAAATGGTCTCAAGCTTTGAAAAGCAGTAACGCATTAAAGAAGCTATATAGAGCTGAATCATTCAGGTCCCATGTTCTAGATATAGAAGACGACTTGCATGGAAAAAGTTGTACAAAAAAAACCTTAGCAAGAATTGATCATGTTTTGGACTCAATAGCCAATCACTACGAGTTCTTGAATTCAAACAACTGTCTTTTTTACGAAAACACCGGTAAGTCTCAGCAGAACCTACTCGAAACATACCAAAATAAGTATAAGCTTGCACAACAGCATTTGATTATCTAGCTATACAAGCTTTAAAAACTAGATTTGTATGTAAACATAATCAACAGTTAATCGTTAGTTGTGTACATGTAATCTGGAGTCATCCCGTCAAGGGCAACATCAAATTATGATTCATAGACATCCTTTTTGACGCTCTGGATGTCTATAGACAGAGAAACGCTACAAAAGCCTCAGTGGGTAAATGTTTATAGTCTAATGAGGCTTAATTTTCGTTGTTCACACTTACTTCTTAAATGTAAAGTAAGCGCGTCATACCCCCATTATAATCGTCGCAATTTTTGAAGCTATCTGGCCTAAAAGGTCTACACGCATAAATAAACCACCTAAATCACCAAACCCTATCAAACAAAAAATGCTAAAGGTTAGCCGTCATTCTTAATTATTTTTAGGCGACTTAAACAACCATAGCTAAAAAGCTCTCTAATGCGAACAAAGGACTTACCAGTCTCTACAGCGCGACGTAGAAACCATAATCACTAATGTAAAGCCCCCTAGCCCATCAAGCTTTTTTCTGAAACCTTTGATTAAAAGAACGTCGCTCTGCGGCATCAATAGGTTTACTGGCCCACTTAGCTTCTAAAAGATAAGTTTCATCTGACATTTCAAAACTGCCATCGATATGTTGCCCATCAACCGAAATGAAGATCTACCGCCCACATCATTGTCATAAAATATTTTTCGAATACACAGCCTCTAGCTTGCGACTCCAAGCTATTAAGAGTAACTAGCTTGTTTAGATTTCACCAGCTACGTAACTCGTTATATTTGACAAGCTTGTTCTCTTTGTTTTTTGGTTAACATTTACAGAGGCCTTTTCTCCTACCTTTTCAATCAACAGATAGAACACAGATTTTACCATATCCACTGTATCTTCGTGACCTGAAAGATAACGTATAGCCTCATGGTATCCCATAATGCGAGCAATATTTTTACAACGTCATTGGTATTTGTTTGTCGTAAATGGCTTTACTGCCACCATCTACGACATAGTTGGGATTGTCGACATTAATACCTAGTTTCTGAATAAAGCATTCTAAGAATGTTCGATTTGAAAAATCAAGGACATATCCAGCCCCCATCTCTAATATTTCATCAAGTAACTTAACATCAACTGACTTTAGTTTTTTTGCACTTCCCTACTGATGACTCTGTAGAAAATTTGATTATATCGATGTATCAAATGCTTATTAGACGGTTAAAAGCCACGGTTCCAACCTCCTGTAACGCATTCTTTCTCTTAGATCTTCACCTTTAAGAAAGGCTTAGTACTCGAATGAGATGTTAGATTGCTCTGTGAGTGAGAATTTCTGGATGTGCTGAATTCGAATAACTTTTAGCATGGCAAACGCACATTAACGAGGTGTGAATCGTTAAAAGCACTAACTAGAAATGAGGCAATTTCGAGCTTGAGAATGCCACAACTTCAGATTGTGACGTATTGGGAAACACCCGCTAACAATCACCTTTACATTGTGGAATTAAGAGTTAGAAGCTCTTATCATTTACACTAGGCAAGTAACCCCTATCACAACCTAGCTCTACAACACATCCAGAAATGCCAGCAACTGACTAAGCTCACTTTCATCCACTCTAATCCAGCGTAGCATGTCACTGCGTCGGTCCAGCGATTCATTATTATCGAAAATCATTTGATCGGAGACTGTCGGATCCCGATAGTAGAAAATGGGACTGATATGATGCTTAACCACCCCTTTCAATGTAGGAAAAATACCATTATGTCCATATGGAGCCGTTTTAGATACCGCTACCAATGAAGGCGTTCTAAACGCATATCTATCACTGTTGTCCAGAGTCACCAGTGCTCGACCAAAATCTTGTCCAAACATGTGGGGGCCTTGATTTCCCTGAGGAACACCAATTGAATGAAACGACATATCACTCATTAAGTCCCCAGAATGACAAGAAGCACAACGCGCCTTACCATAAAAAAGTATGGCACCGCGTTTTTGCACTTCTGACAATGCAGACGTATCGCCATTTATGTATTGTTCCCAAGCTGAAGGCGTACACTCCTCACTGACCTTCTGCCTTATGAAACTTGCCAATGCATTACCAACCAAAGGTAACGTCAGGTCTGCCTGAGGTATGTTGGCAGATTCCATTGCGGCCAGCAGCATTCGAACATCAGGATCATTTTTTTCGAGTAGCCTTTCTTGAATGAAGGTATTTTGAGCAGGCACCTTGTCAGCATAGTATTGTGACTCAACGAGGTCGACATGGCGATTGGTGTTGAATAGTTTACTGGTGCCGAGAAACTCGTCACGAGCCAACAGTGGTAAAACTGCCGCAACAG
The Vibrio pelagius genome window above contains:
- a CDS encoding His-Xaa-Ser system-associated MauG-like protein, with translation MKAWLLVMFASFQVSAMSLDETLRVAIQAFELEGNVCSKPLVKEPSYLADVGKVVFERPVLSGDKDTACANCHLDNKALTDGLPLAIGVGGIGEGEERLASDGAVVPRNAFTLFARGDSRFNTFFWDGKVQAIDGKIFSPVGEGSSLGFDSALAVAAVLPLLARDEFLGTSKLFNTNRHVDLVESQYYADKVPAQNTFIQERLLEKNDPDVRMLLAAMESANIPQADLTLPLVGNALASFIRQKVSEECTPSAWEQYINGDTSALSEVQKRGAILFYGKARCASCHSGDLMSDMSFHSIGVPQGNQGPHMFGQDFGRALVTLDNSDRYAFRTPSLVAVSKTAPYGHNGIFPTLKGVVKHHISPIFYYRDPTVSDQMIFDNNESLDRRSDMLRWIRVDESELSQLLAFLDVL
- a CDS encoding phosphotransferase, with the translated sequence MNTRQKQQTEFEASGANIEVGTPENCPLAPSVLTSITETSAYVTKSIDSGLTAEVYQLTVNGKKYTLKKKRASALVSNLDGKFSFLNEVQRRADFYKLKSTHNDGEVLPNIVDTTYANYRLGIILSPWIEGEPLENLNKDIFKQILETTSLCEQYGLMEWDLCEGNILINKDGKVFLFDFGYMYPFNPLVDINSNGTSDPIFHSVERFETRFFFGWLLGRDNLSEDEKIALFADLKSVAIDVFNKKISWLNANNASPEVIQHFQNIVNKWSQALKSSNALKKLYRAESFRSHVLDIEDDLHGKSCTKKTLARIDHVLDSIANHYEFLNSNNCLFYENTGKSQQNLLETYQNKYKLAQQHLII
- a CDS encoding nitroreductase family protein, with the protein product MKDALELIVDRKTTGIYDPDVVISNSDVKEIANYAFQSPSAFNLQNWYILAVHSQSAKEKLCEAAYGQPQTKDAAVTYVVCGDSEGYKNLERILQSDVNEQIIPDSIKDAWVGMAAQSHENSEILRRDEAIRSASLLAMSLIYAAEAKGYDTGSVGGFDPEMVKRSFNLSDSLIPTILITVGKAAEGNWQKKTRRPTEEVLTIA